The DNA window CACCCAGGATCTGCTCGGCAGCCCACAGCCCGTCACGCCCCGGCATTTGGATGTCGAGCAGGGCCACGTCGGGGCGCTGCTCGCGCCACAGGGCAACGGCCTCGTCGCCATCTGACCCCACGCCGCAGACCTCGATCCCGTCCTGCGCGCCAAGGATGATCCTGAGCGAGTCACAGACAAGCCGGTCGTCGTCCACCACGATGATCCTCATGCGTCCTCCTCGGTCCCGTCGTCGTCCATGTCGCTGCCACCGGCGACGCGTCCCTCGGCCTCAGTGCTGGCCGCCGTGCCCGTGCCCTTTCTGGGCACGCTCGCGAACACGCGCCAGCCCCCGCCGTCCTGGGGCCCCGCCAGGAACCTGCCGCCCAGCGCCTCGACGCGCTCGCGCATGGAGGCAAGCCCCATTCCGTCGCTACCCGTCCGGGCCTGGGCCACGTCCCCGTCATTCAAAACCACGAGCTGCCACATCGAGGGATGCTCCAGGCAGCGTGCCTCCACCCGCGTGACGCCGCTGCCGTGGCGCAGTGCGTTCGACACCGCCTCGCGCAGCACGGCGACAAGGCATGACGCCACGTTGGCGGGCACCCCCTCGACGCCCGCTTCGACCGTGACGCTGATCCCGGAGTCCCTCGCGGCCGCCTCGGCAACGCCGCGCATCTGGGCGCCAAGGTCAACGGACTCGTCGCGCAGGGCATGGACGCTCGAGCGAACCATCGAGAGCGCCTCGTCAACCGTTCGGCTCACGTCGGAGAATCCGCGAGCGGCGTCCGCGTCGCCTGCGTGCACGATTGCCAGGGCGTCCGCCTGCAGCTTGGCCCTCGTGAGCTGGTGCCCCACGTTGTCATGAATCTCGCGGGCGATGCGGGCGCGCTCGGCAAGCGTGGCGATCCTCACCTCGTAGTCCTGGCGCTCGAGCAGGTCGCGGTTCTTGGCCTCCAGGGAAAGCGAGCGCTCCTGGAGCTCGTCTCGCACGCGCCGGTTGCGGGCGCGCTCGCGCTCCCCGGCACCCGTACGCGCCGAGAGCAGGCAGGACGCCAGGCAGAAGAGCGCCACGGGCAGCACTGCCTCGGCGCGCACGCCCGCGTCCCGCATCCGTACGCATACAACGAGCAGCGCCGCTGCTCCCGCGGACGCCGCCCATCTTTCGCTCCCTCGTGGAACCGCCCGCACGGCGTCGTATGCCGCAAGCGGGAGAAACGCCGCCGCCTCGGGCCACGCGAGCGCAGCCGCCACCCAGGCGGCGCAGCCCGCGACCCTTACGAGCCTCCCGCACGTCCCGTCGCCTGCCACCTCGCCCGCGCCCGCGCAGGCAACGGCCGCCGCCGCGCCCACGACCGTCGCGGTCGCAAGCGGCAGAAGCGATGCCGCCGCAAGGCAGCACGCAAGCACGATGAGCTTGTCGATGAGCCTGTTCATGCGCCCATTGTAGGCGAGCCGTGAGCCGCGTCTGCGCATCGGTGACATTCCTCCCGCCCCGCCGGACAATGACATATGGCACTTCCTGCACGTGCCGCGGCCCCGTACGATGGCACCATGCCCCGCAGAAAGGAATGCCATGTCAGACATCGTCCACGTCCAGAACCTCGTCAAGCGCTATGGGGACATGCTCGCGCTCGACCACTTCAACCTGCGCATTGCCCAGGGAGAGATTTTTGGCCTGCTCGGCCCCAACGGCAGCGGCAAGACCACCTCGATCAACTGCATGCTGCAGCTGCTCACCTACGACAAGGGTACCATCGAGTTGTTCGGCGAGCCCATGAGCCCCACACGCTACGACCTCAAGCGCCGCATAGGCGTGGTGCCCCAGCAGATGGCCGTCTTCGGCGAGCTCACGGTGCGCGAGAACATCGACTACTTCTGCAGCCTCTACGTGGCGGACCGCACGCGCCGCCGCTCCCTCGTGGACGAGGCCGTCGAGTTCGTGGGCCTCGGCGACTACACGCGGTTCCGCCCCGGCAAGCTCTCGGGCGGCCTCGCCCGCAGGCTCAACATCGCCTGCGGCATCGCCCACAAGCCCGAGCTCGTCTTCTTCGACGAGCCCACGGTGGCCGTTGACCCGCAGAGCAGAAACGCCATCCTCGACGGCATCTGCCGCCTGCGCGACGAGGGCGCCACGGTGGTCTACACGAGCCACTACATGGAGGAGGTGGAGCAGATCTGCAGCCGCATCATGATCATGGACGGCGGCAAGACGCTCGCCGAGGGCACGAACGACGAGCTCAAGCGCATGATCTCCATGGGCGAGAAGGTCGTCATCGAGGTGGCCGAGCTGCCTTCCGAGGTACTCGCCCGCGTGCGGGCGCTCCCGCACGTGCTGTCCGCTGACGTGTCGGCCGGCAGCCTCACCTGCTCGTGCGAGGCAAGCCCGCACAACCTCACGGACATCCTGGACGCGCTGCGTGCGCAGGGCGTGGCCCTTGGGCGCATCTACTCCGAGCCGCCCACGCTCAACGACGTGTTCCTCGAGATAACCGGCCGCGAGCTGCGCGAGTAGGGGGTAGCGATGCTAGAGACCATCAAGGTCACGATGCTCGCGAGGGCCCGCCGCGCCGACTTCTGGATCTGGTGCCTCGCCTTCCCGATCATCCTGGCCACGCTGTTCATCTTCATGTTCGGCAACCTCAAGAACTCCGACACCGCGACATCGGTGCCCGTGGCTGTGGTCGCCGATGACGCCTGGGAGGCAAGCGGCTTCTCCCAGGTGGTGGACGCGCTCTCCGGCGAGGCCGATGACGCGCTGCTCGAGCCGGTCAGCGTCGACACCGTCGAGCAGGGCGAGCAGCTCCTCGACGAGAGCTCCGTCTTTGGCGTCTACGCCGTGGACGGCTCGGGAAATCCCCGCGTGACGCTGGGTCCGGGCGCGGGCTCCACCGACGGTACGAGCGAGAAGAGCATCAACCGCTCCATCCTCGAGACCGTTGCGAGCTCCTACACCCAGTCCGCCGCGCTTATAGAGCAAGCCATCGCCGACGACCCGTCGATTCTCGAGAACCCCGAGGCAATAGCCTCCGCGCTGGGCATCCGGGCCGAGGTGGAGCGCGTGAGTCTCACCCGCTCCACGCCCGACGACACGGTGCGCTTCTACTACGCGCTGCTCGGCATGGCGGCGCTCTATGCGAGCACGGCCGCGGCGTCCTCCCTGCTCGATGCCGCCGGCAACCTCAGCCCGCTCGGGGCGCGCCGCTGCGTGGGCGGCCAGCGCCGCTCCGTCATGCTCGTGGGCACGCTCGTGGGCTGCTGGGCCATCTCGTATGCCTGCCTCGCGCTCGTGTTCCTCTTCGTGAGGTTCGTGGCCGGTGTGGACTTCTCGGGCAGGGAGGGCCTGGCGCTGGTGGGGCTCGCCGCATCGTCGCTTCTGGCGGTGGCGCTCGGCATGTTCGTGGCGGTGCTGCCGCTCAAGGGAGGTAAGCAGTCAAGAACGGGCCTGCTCACGGCGCTCAACTGCGGCGGCTCGCTGTTCGCGGGCCTCTATGGCACGCCCGCGATGGCGCTCGCCGACGAGGTGGCCCGCGCGTGCCCGGCCGAGGCGTGGCTCAACCCGCCCAAGCTCATCAGCGACACCTTCACGAACCTGTACTTCTACGAGAGCCTGGCCCCGTTCACGTCGCACGTGCTTGCGTGCGTGGGCTTTGCGGCCGCGCTTCTCGCCATCACGACGCTCGTCTTTGGGAGGCAGCGCTATGAGCACCTTTAAGGCGGCGCTGCGCGTGGCCGCGGCGCACCCGCTCTACATCCTCATCTACACGTTCTTCGTCACGCTCATGGGGGCGCTCATCGCGCTGTCCGTGGCGGGCGGCCCGGACTCGGATGCGGCCGAGCAGGCCTTCACCCCCTACGACGCCTCCATCGCCATCGTGGACCGCGACGGATCTGCGCTCTCCCATGCGCTCGTCTCGCACATGGCGGGCCGCTACGACCTCATCGACGTGGCCGATGAGGACGGCGAGCTCCAGGACGCGGTGGCGACGGGCCGCGTGGACTGCGTGTTCTTTATCCCCACCGGCTTTGGGGACTCCCTGCTTGCCGCCGCGCGCTCCGGGGCGCAGGAGACAGAGCTGCCCAGCATCCAGGAGGCCTACGGCGTGAGCACGCAGACGTCCGTGCTCGCGGGGATCGAGGCAAGCCGCTGGGTGAGCCTTGCCGCCAGCGCCGCCGCGCTTGACGCGGGTGCGAGCGAGACCCAGGTGGCAAGCCTTGCCACCTCTTCTGCCGCCGAGCGCGCAGACGTGAGCGTCCACGCCGCACGGCAGCAGGGAAGTGCTGCGGACCAGATCTCGGTCTATCTCAAGTTCGTGTCGTACAACATCACGTCGTCCGTGATCGTGTGCGTGGGCCTCGTGCTCTCCTCGCTCTCCGAGACCATGCTTGCCAGCCGGCTCGAGGCGGGCCCCCAGTCGCCGCGCGTGCGCTCGCTGCAGACGCTTGCCGCCTGTCTCGTGCTCACGCTGTTCGTCTGCCTGGTGAGCTGCGCCGTGGGGCTCGTGGCGCTGCACGAGGCGGTGGCGTCGCTTCCCGGCTGGCAGGTCGCGCTTGCGTTTGGGAGCAACTTCGCGTTCGCCCTCGTTCCGCTCTCGATAGCGTTTCTGCTGGCGAGCGTGGGTGTGCGTGAGGAGGTGCTCAACGCCTGCGGCAACATCCTCGGCATGGTCATGAGCTTCATGGGCGGTGCGTGGGTGCCCCTCTCGTTCATGGGGCCCGCCGTCGTGGCCGCGGCGCACTTCTTCCCCACGTACTGGACGAACTCCTCGGTAGACGTCGCGCTGTCGGCCGCCTCGTCCGGGCTCTCGGCGGCGGGCCTGGGCGCCTACCTTACGGGCATGGGCATCACGGTGCTGTTCGCGATCGCCATCACCTCCGTTGGCCTGGCGCTCGCAAGGGCCAGGCGGCAGGGGTAGGGCTCCCAAATGGCTTGCGCACGCTGTTCATCTTGGGGGCGGGCGGGCGTACGTCTTCGGTGAGCGGCATGGGCGAGATACGTTTAGCAACCTTGCGCGTTTGCCGAAGGCCCACGCTGGCGTGGCCCGGGCCCACGTACACTCGGGATGTCTGTGAATCGCTTAGGAGAAGGAGCGTTCATGTCCAAGATCTTCAACAGCCCCAGCAAGTACATCCAGGGCCCCGACGAGCTCGCCAAGCTCGGCGGCTACGTTGACCCGCTCGGCACCAAGGCCCTCGTCATCAACACGCCCTCCGGCGTGAAGCGCGTGGGCGCCAAGGTCGAGGCCGGCTTTGCCGACGCCAAGGCCACGCCCGTCTACGAGGACTTCAACGGCGAGTGCTCCGAGAACGAGGTCAACCGCCTCGTCGAGGTCGCTCGTGCCAACGGCTGCGACGTCGTCGTGGGCATCGGCGGCGGCAAGACGCTCGACACCGCCAAGGCCACGGCCTACTTCCTAGGCTGCCCCGTCGTGATCTGCCCCACCATCGCCAGCTCCGACGCCCCCTGCAGCGCCCTGTCCGTCCTCTACACCGACGACGGCCAGTTCGACCGCTACCTGTTCCTGCCGGCCAACCCCAACATCGTCCTCATGGACACCACCGTCATTGCCGCGAGCCCGGTGCGTCTCACCGTCTCCGGCATGGGCGACGCCCTGGCCACCTACTTCGAGGCCCAGGCCACGCATGACGCCGATGGCGCCACCTGCGCCGGCGGCAAGGGCGGCCTGGCAGCCCTGCAGCTTGCCCGCCTGTGCTACGACACCCTCATGGAGGACGGCGTGAAGGCCAAGGTCGCCCTCGAGGCCGGCGCGCTCACCTCTGCCGTCGAGCACGTCATCGAGGCCAACACGCTGC is part of the Parolsenella massiliensis genome and encodes:
- a CDS encoding glycerol dehydrogenase, giving the protein MSKIFNSPSKYIQGPDELAKLGGYVDPLGTKALVINTPSGVKRVGAKVEAGFADAKATPVYEDFNGECSENEVNRLVEVARANGCDVVVGIGGGKTLDTAKATAYFLGCPVVICPTIASSDAPCSALSVLYTDDGQFDRYLFLPANPNIVLMDTTVIAASPVRLTVSGMGDALATYFEAQATHDADGATCAGGKGGLAALQLARLCYDTLMEDGVKAKVALEAGALTSAVEHVIEANTLLSGIGFESSGLAAAHAIHNGLTLLSECHGMYHGEKVAFGTLAQLVLADASTEQLEEVLGFCIEVGLPVTLGELGVEEVTREKAMIVAEAACAPDDTMGNMPFDVTPDMVADAILGADALGHYYLD
- a CDS encoding ABC transporter permease, producing the protein MLETIKVTMLARARRADFWIWCLAFPIILATLFIFMFGNLKNSDTATSVPVAVVADDAWEASGFSQVVDALSGEADDALLEPVSVDTVEQGEQLLDESSVFGVYAVDGSGNPRVTLGPGAGSTDGTSEKSINRSILETVASSYTQSAALIEQAIADDPSILENPEAIASALGIRAEVERVSLTRSTPDDTVRFYYALLGMAALYASTAAASSLLDAAGNLSPLGARRCVGGQRRSVMLVGTLVGCWAISYACLALVFLFVRFVAGVDFSGREGLALVGLAASSLLAVALGMFVAVLPLKGGKQSRTGLLTALNCGGSLFAGLYGTPAMALADEVARACPAEAWLNPPKLISDTFTNLYFYESLAPFTSHVLACVGFAAALLAITTLVFGRQRYEHL
- a CDS encoding ABC transporter ATP-binding protein produces the protein MSDIVHVQNLVKRYGDMLALDHFNLRIAQGEIFGLLGPNGSGKTTSINCMLQLLTYDKGTIELFGEPMSPTRYDLKRRIGVVPQQMAVFGELTVRENIDYFCSLYVADRTRRRSLVDEAVEFVGLGDYTRFRPGKLSGGLARRLNIACGIAHKPELVFFDEPTVAVDPQSRNAILDGICRLRDEGATVVYTSHYMEEVEQICSRIMIMDGGKTLAEGTNDELKRMISMGEKVVIEVAELPSEVLARVRALPHVLSADVSAGSLTCSCEASPHNLTDILDALRAQGVALGRIYSEPPTLNDVFLEITGRELRE
- a CDS encoding ABC transporter permease, translated to MSTFKAALRVAAAHPLYILIYTFFVTLMGALIALSVAGGPDSDAAEQAFTPYDASIAIVDRDGSALSHALVSHMAGRYDLIDVADEDGELQDAVATGRVDCVFFIPTGFGDSLLAAARSGAQETELPSIQEAYGVSTQTSVLAGIEASRWVSLAASAAALDAGASETQVASLATSSAAERADVSVHAARQQGSAADQISVYLKFVSYNITSSVIVCVGLVLSSLSETMLASRLEAGPQSPRVRSLQTLAACLVLTLFVCLVSCAVGLVALHEAVASLPGWQVALAFGSNFAFALVPLSIAFLLASVGVREEVLNACGNILGMVMSFMGGAWVPLSFMGPAVVAAAHFFPTYWTNSSVDVALSAASSGLSAAGLGAYLTGMGITVLFAIAITSVGLALARARRQG
- a CDS encoding sensor histidine kinase — its product is MRRRGSRLAYNGRMNRLIDKLIVLACCLAAASLLPLATATVVGAAAAVACAGAGEVAGDGTCGRLVRVAGCAAWVAAALAWPEAAAFLPLAAYDAVRAVPRGSERWAASAGAAALLVVCVRMRDAGVRAEAVLPVALFCLASCLLSARTGAGERERARNRRVRDELQERSLSLEAKNRDLLERQDYEVRIATLAERARIAREIHDNVGHQLTRAKLQADALAIVHAGDADAARGFSDVSRTVDEALSMVRSSVHALRDESVDLGAQMRGVAEAAARDSGISVTVEAGVEGVPANVASCLVAVLREAVSNALRHGSGVTRVEARCLEHPSMWQLVVLNDGDVAQARTGSDGMGLASMRERVEALGGRFLAGPQDGGGWRVFASVPRKGTGTAASTEAEGRVAGGSDMDDDGTEEDA